Genomic segment of Streptococcus australis:
GGCAATTTCATCTGGTTGATTACCGTGTGTTTTCATGCCTTCGGGTTTGTTAACAACGATGAGATGTTGGTCTTGGTAAATCTCTTGAACGAAATCTGGATTGCCCCAAAGGATTTCCTTTGTGGGATAATCTTCCTCGCCAAAAGTCAATTGACAAATATCCCCTGGCTTCACCATCTCGTTCCAGTGAACTTCTTCGTGGTTAATTAAGATGTTCTTCTTTATTCTCAAAAAATGGCGAATCTTTCTAGGAATGAGGAGTTGCTCCTCTAGGAATTGTTTGACCGTCATTTGAGGCAAGGATTCGGGTAATGTAAATGTGAATTGCATATAGATATTGTAACAAAAAAAGCCCTATTTGGATAGGGAGTAGCTAAATTCTTGAGTTCCTATGGTGAAGATGATAAAATAAACGCATGAAATTAGATAAATTATTTGAGAAGTTTCTTTCTCTCTTTAAAAAAGAAACGAGTGAATCGGCGGAGCCTGATTCGACTAGCATGCGTCGTTCACGGAGCGATAGAAAAAAATTGTCCCAAGTAGGCCCAATTCGGAAATTTTGGCGTCGTTATCATCTGACAAAGATCGTCATCATTTTAGGGTTAAGTGCTGGTTTGTTAGTAGGAACCTACCTATTTGCAATAGCCAAGTCTACCAATGTCAATGATTTGCAAAATGCCTTGAAAACGCGAACTCTGATTTTTGACCGTGAAGAAAAAGAGGCAGGAGCCCTGTCAGGTCAAAAGGGAACCTATGTTGAGCTGACAGATATCAGCAAAGACTTGCAGAATGCTGTCGTCGCGACAGAGGACCGTTCCTTCTATAAAAATGATGGGATTAACTACGGTCGTTTCTTTCTAGCTATCGTCACAGCAGGTCGTTCTGGAGGTGGATCTACCATCACTCAACAGTTGGCAAAAAATGCCTATCTGTCTCAGGACCAAACTGTTGAACGAAAGGCCAAGGAGTTTTTCCTTGCCTTAGAGTTGACAAAGAAATACAGCAAGGAGCAAATCCTTACTATGTATCTCAATAACGCCTACTTTGGAAATGGGGTGTGGGGTGTTGAAGATGCAAGTAAGAAATATTTCGGTGTATCGGCTTCACAATTAACGCTTGATCAGGCAGCCACTCTAGCTGGGATGCTCAAGGGGCCAGAGTTGTATAATCCTTTAAATTCCATTGAAGATTCGACCAACCGCAGGGATACGGTGCTACAAAATATGGTTGCGGCAGGCTATATTGATAAAAATCAAGAAACTGAAGCAGCTGGAGTAGATATGGCTTCTCAATTGCAAGATAAGTATGAAGGTAAGATTTCTGATTATCGTTACCCATCCTATTTTGACGCAGTTGTCAACGAAGCAGTTTCCAAGTATAATCTGACAGAAGAAGAGATTGTCAACAATGGCTATCGAATCTATACGCAACTTGATCAGAACTACCAAGCCAACATGCAGGTTATTTACGAAAACACTGCGCTATTTCCAACGGCAGAAGACGGAACGCATGCGGAATCAGGTAGTGTTGCTCTAGAGCCTAAAACAGGTGGAGTACGTGGAGTTGTCGGTCGCGTAGCTGGTGATGACAAATCAGGCTTCCGTAATTTTAACTATGCAACTCAGTCTAAACGCAGTCCAGGCTCGACGATTAAGCCTTTGGTCGTTTACACTCCAGCTGTGGAAGCAGGATGGGCTTTGAACAAGCAACTGGATAATCATACGATGCAGTACAACAGTTATCAAGTGGACAATTATGCGGGCATTAAGACATCTCCAGAAGTACCTATGTATCAGGCTTTGGCTGAATCACTCAATTTACCGGCAGTTGCGACTGTAAATGCATTAGGTATTGACAAAGCTTTTGACGCTGGGGAGAGATTTGGCCTGAATATGGAAAATGTTGATCGAGTTCTTGGAGTCGCTCTCGGTGGAGGCGTAGAGACGAATCCCCTCCAGATGGCGCAAGCCTATGCAACCTTTGCTAATGAAGGTCTGATGCCTGAAGCGCATTTTATCACTCGTATTGAAAATGCCAGTGGCCAGGTCATCAAGAGTCATAAAAATTCCCAAAAACGAGTGATTGATAAGTCGGTAGCCGATAAAATGACCAGCATGATGCTAGGAACATTTACCAATGGTACAGGAATTAGTTCGTCG
This window contains:
- the pbp2a gene encoding penicillin-binding protein PBP2A gives rise to the protein MKLDKLFEKFLSLFKKETSESAEPDSTSMRRSRSDRKKLSQVGPIRKFWRRYHLTKIVIILGLSAGLLVGTYLFAIAKSTNVNDLQNALKTRTLIFDREEKEAGALSGQKGTYVELTDISKDLQNAVVATEDRSFYKNDGINYGRFFLAIVTAGRSGGGSTITQQLAKNAYLSQDQTVERKAKEFFLALELTKKYSKEQILTMYLNNAYFGNGVWGVEDASKKYFGVSASQLTLDQAATLAGMLKGPELYNPLNSIEDSTNRRDTVLQNMVAAGYIDKNQETEAAGVDMASQLQDKYEGKISDYRYPSYFDAVVNEAVSKYNLTEEEIVNNGYRIYTQLDQNYQANMQVIYENTALFPTAEDGTHAESGSVALEPKTGGVRGVVGRVAGDDKSGFRNFNYATQSKRSPGSTIKPLVVYTPAVEAGWALNKQLDNHTMQYNSYQVDNYAGIKTSPEVPMYQALAESLNLPAVATVNALGIDKAFDAGERFGLNMENVDRVLGVALGGGVETNPLQMAQAYATFANEGLMPEAHFITRIENASGQVIKSHKNSQKRVIDKSVADKMTSMMLGTFTNGTGISSSPTDYVMAGKTGTTEAAFNSVYTSDQWVIGYTPDVVITHWLGFPTTDENHYLAGSTSNGAAHVFRSMANTILPYTPGSTFTVENAYKQNGIEPENAKKQVVENETNQSKDLLEDIRSRAQNLVDEAGRTISDAKIKEKAQTIWDSFVNLFR